In Rosa rugosa chromosome 4, drRosRugo1.1, whole genome shotgun sequence, the genomic stretch TGCTTGAAGGGCAAAATCTCTTTATTTTCGGTACAAATAAATTAGATGCTAATCGaacatctatttttttttttcgatgacaaTTGAACATCTAGTTTTCATATAAGATTTTGCGCCATTTATACATCAAGATCACCCAAACTCagataaaataaaagataaaatttGAGGAAAACAGAGAAATTTTGTAGTGTTTGCACACCATTTGGGCTAAGCttttaattaattctttttttttttggtctttaaagaatgtaaaacttctcttttaattaaaaaagaagaagaaaagaatgtaaaacttgTCATTTTGCCCAAGGAAAAAGGCGAGATCCATAAGCAACATTTCCATAATTACTAGCCTTACCCTACATCAATTTAAAGCTAcaataaaacaattaattacTTATTCTAATCACGTTTACCATTTCTCTACCAATTAGTGGAGTATGATTATTTTTTTGGTAAGAAATTAGTGGAGTATGATTAACCAGTGACCCAAGTAGCTCAAAGGCCTTAAACCACAAACAACACACCTACACAAAAGAACCCCTTCTTTCTTAGGCTCAATCTCACATCTCAAATCTCTATACTTTTAATCCCAACATAAAAAATTATTGGTCTTTGAGTGATAATCTGGGTtttgagtgagacccacatTGAGTCATCAGCTAAAGTGATAGATAGCAGCAAATAGCTTCAAAGATCTGAGCTTTACTTTTTATCTCTGAGTCTCTGTCCGTGTGAGTGAGCTAAGAAAGTGAGGAAGACAATGGTGATGAACTACAAGCACAAGCGGTGGATAGTCAAGTCTGCAATTGCAATCTTGTTAATGGGTCTTGTCTTttgtctctttctctctgatTCCACAGAGTATGAACCTGGATTACAACAACAACCCCATTTTCCTGAGAAGAGTCTGGATTCAGGGCAACCAATCTCAGTCCCTGAAGATGAAGATCAGGATGAGATTCCTTTACCCAAGAAAGCTGTGTCTTCAGAGCCACCAATTTCTGGGGAAGAAGATCGGGATCGGATTAAGCCTCCCAATAAAGGTAGTTACTTGGATAATCTGTGCTGGGTTCTTgttgtttttatgtttcttTCTGGTTTTGTACTGTAGGCATGAGAAATGTGAAAAACCCAGATGGGAGTACATTGCTGTTATTGGAAAGTATGGTTGTTTCAATTGACATTTAGGTGGAGTTGAGATCTGAACAGGGGAAATGGTGTTTTGGTTCAATGTGTTGAAATTCTTCATGGGTTTGTTATTGTTGTTTTTGGTGTTATGATATGACTAAATAGTTGGATTAATCTATTGCTATCTACTTGGGTTTCGGATAGTGTTAGATTCATTTGAAAATGTACTAATTGGTATGTGTTTAAATGAAGTAAACTTTGATTACACTCTTTTGCAGGAAAATGTAATCTTTTCGTTGGGGATTGGATTCCAAATACTTCTGGTCCAATTTACAATGAGAGCTGCCCCTCAATTGAAAGTCCCCAGAATTGTATGAAGAATGGGCGGCCTGATACAGGGTTTCTGTACTGGAAGTGGAGTCCACGAGATTGTTCAATACCAAAGTTTGAGCCAGAGAAGTTTATTGAAATGATGAGGAATAAGCATTGGGCATTGATTGGTGATTCCATTACTCGTAACCATGTTCAGTCGTTGCTGTGCATGCTCTCCACGGTATTTGTTAGAATTGTTATGTCTCATATAAATGTTGACTTTAAATAAATGAGCAGAAGCTTGGTGCTAACATGAAATATTCTTTAACATCCAAGCTACTTAAGTCTCCCATTTTCCTGGAAGCTTCAAGAGTTTGGGGGTAGATAATGTGCATATAAAACACTTTGAATATGCTTATATAACACTTAGATCCGATCCCTTGCTACCCTTCCCATTTTCTAGTACAAATTTGCATTCTGCCTTTCCAACTATACTTGTATCAGTTAGCATTTGTGAATCGTAGGAACAAGTTAATCTATCTAGAATAAAGTCATCAACTCTGTGataattttcttgattttagTTTGTGTAAATGGGATTCCTTGAGAGTTTGAGAACCTTTTTGTCTAGTTCTAAGAGAGTTTCACTAAACTGTGAGACCTTCTTGCAGCATTCTAACTAGTGTTCCTTGATGTTTGTTGTTCTGGAATTTGTTTTTGCACTGCCTATGAATTTTCCTGACCTGCTTCCACTCCATAGCCTGACAATCATCGTGCATTTCATTTTATTGCTTCGAGGCATATAAAGTTACATATAATGCATATTTATGTACGGCATTGTCCAGTCGTTGCTGCCTATAGTTGTTGGCAGATCTCTGTCTGTATATGTCCATGCACAGAAATATGTGTGAATTTGTGATGAACAGTTACCATAATAACTGTGACATGAATAAATGTAGGCTTGGCTCGTGTCCTACAATTTAAATCATATATGCTTAATCCATTTACAACATGGACATGCcatcattttgattttgagattctAGGTTGATTGATTGATGATTAGGTTGAGAGTTGTTGCCAGCTAATTTTCTGTAGATCAAGATTTATTTACTCTGTTTATGCAACTTCAGAATTTTTTTAAAGAGGTTCTGCTAAATTTGATCGGAAAATATCCCTTCAGGTTGAACGACCCATTCAAGTATACCATGACAAGGAGTATAGGTCCAGAAGATGGCACTTCCCCTCTTACAAGTTTACCACCTCAGTTATTTGGTCCCCTTTCCTTGTAAAAGCGGCTATCTATGAAGACCAGAATGGTGTTTCAACACATGAAGTTGAGCTTCATCTTGACAAGCTTGATGATAAATGGATAGAtcaattccaaaattttgaTTACATGATCATTTCAACTGGGAAATGGTTTCTCAAATCTGCAATCTACTATGAGAACAATGAAGCGTTGGGATGCCATTACTGTTCTCAAAGGAATCTGACAGAGCTGGGATTTGATTTTGCTTATCGCAAAACCCTGAGATATGTGATGAACACTTTAGTTGCATCTAATCACAAGGGGATGATCTTTTTCAGAACATCCACACCTGATCACTTTGAGAATGGGGAGTGGAATACTGGGGGAACTTGCACGAAAACAGCCCCAGTTAAAGAAGGTGAGATGGAATTGAAGGAGGTACAAAAGATTCTGCGTGAGATTGAATTAGAGGAGTTTGAGAAGGCAGCTACAAAAGCTTCTAGAAACGGGGTGAATCTCAAACTCCTTGACATGGTCTCACTTTCTTTGATGAGGCCTGATGGTCATCCTGGTCCATACAGACAGTATCATCCATTCGAACATAGCAAATACGCTAAGGTTCAGACTGATTGTTTGCATTGGTGCTTACCAGGACCTATAGACTCTTGGAATGATATACTAATGGAAATGGTGGTAAATGGCTAAAATCAGGCCAGTTCTATGCCTGCATTCGTTATTTCCCTTTTACATCATGGAAGCCTATGCTGGGATTCTGGTAATGTTTCTTGCAGAAGTTTGTGATAGTCATAAATTCCATACTCCCCTGTGTATACTACAATTATTCACTCTCCTCCCGACAAACAGGTAATCTTTCCCAGCTGCATCTTTACTGGTGTGAACTGGCCTGTCATTGAGTTTCATATCTAGGCACAAAGAATAGTATACTGCAAAAAGATTCATGATGTTGTATTAACTGTAATCTCTATTGTGAGAGCTCACAGTTCTAGTGCCAAAGCACTTACCTGAACACCGACGAAGAATTTTTCAACTCTTGTACTCCCTCTTCTCTAGGTTTTATTAGGCCTGTTTTGAAAACCGGAAAATTGTAATCTCTGTCATTCTTATATATGATGTAGACTTTGAATTGTTGTATTCCTTAATCAGTTCCTCTACATATCAGTTACCTATAAAAGTTGAAGGGCGGAGATACTGGCCATCCAATTTTAGCATTCTATCTAGTGAGTGCAGATAAAATTATAAAATGTGGGCCGGAGGCTCAATTTGGAGTGTAATGTGAGCATGTTTTTGCCTGTAACTAGTCAGTTTCCTTCATTTgccaaagagaaagaagaaaaggaaaaaaaaacgagCTAATTTCCTTCCCTGTAAATTTCTTTACCATTAAGCATTGATTTAAGTTACCGTTGCTAAACTCTCTTTTTGGTTCCAAACAAACGAGTTCCTGTATGTTTTATAATGTGTAGTTTTATTAGGATTCTATTTCCAGAACTAGATTAAGTTTGCCAGAATCTTGACTGGAGTCGGCACAAGAAACTCGCAAGTACAAAACATATCAATTTTACTAAATCTACAAATAAGATGAGTTGAAAACAGGAAACAAACCTAGAAAGCAAGAGTTTTCGTGTCGAAGATGGTGGTAGATATTGGTGCTAGCTCATGTATCAGTATCACCACAAGTAACCATGCTTCCCATCAGGATGACCATCGAGGAGGAGAAGAAtgttgtaagatcaaatatggacataacacatatcatcataaagtaattgatgattagcttaatatcaatcctagtttaacatggatacaaacagtgaatcaatactagtgacttaatgaagtagtgtatcaatgatccaactacatttaatcaggccattgaaagtagtgaatctcatcaatggcagctagcaatggaagcagaaattaattccatgagtcaaaatgcagtttgggaattagttgaacctgaccctaatcagaaacctataggttgtaaatgggttttcaaaaccaaaagagatgcaaatggcaatgtagagagacataaagcaagattagttgccaagggttttacactgaaggagggcattgactttactgagactttttctccagtttctacaaaagactcgtttagaataatcatggctttagttgctcactttgatatggagctacaccaaatggatgttaagacagccttcttgaatggtgaactagatgaagtgatttatatgaggcagccagaaggttttgtgcaagctggaagtgaaaacttagtatgcaggttaagaaaatcaatttatggcctaaaacaagcttctagacagtggtacaagaaatttgattctgtgatttctacttttggatttacagaaaatcttgttgatgagtgtgtttacttgaagacagttgggaacaattttattttcctagttctctatgtggatgatatacttttggctagcagtaacattaaactgcttaaagacactaaGAGCTTTTGTCAaataattttgacatgaaagacttaggagaagcatcctatgtactaggtattgagattaaaagagatagagcacagagactacttggtttgtctcaacagaattatattaccaaagttttaaagagatttggtatggaaaagtgtgcagctggagaagttcccatgtccaaaggtgataagttaaccaagaagcagagtcctaatagtgatgttgagaaagaaattatggtgtcaaagccttatgctagacttgtaggaagtctcatgtatgcacaagtctgcactaggccagacttgtcttttgcagtagggattttattgagattccagtctaatccaggccatgaacattgggtagctgggaagaaagtgttgagatacctgcagaaaactaaaagtcatatgctagtttataggcaagtggaggatttgaaacttgttggattttcagattctgatttcgcagggaattatccagactccaagaagtcaacttgtggatacgtgtacatgctagcaggaggtgcagttgcttggaaaaccatgaagcaaactctagtttcaacctccaccatgcaagctgaatttattgcagtatatgaaactgtgtgtgaaggactttggattaggaatttcttgatgcagaccaaagtgttaagtcacattgtggcaggcacacttgtgatttattatgataatgaagcagcagttttctttagcaagaacagtaaaagatcaaataattctaagcatattgatttaaagtattacagtgttagagaaagggtaaaacatggtgagatagctattttgagcattgacacgaattcacagctagcagaccccttcaccaaggccttgtcagtagcagcattccagaagcatacagccatcattggagttttagctaatctagatgcttaggttcagtagagagttaatccagttggagcaatttaaatttctaaggtttttgagtttcttgtatttttagttgtgatcttttgactttatttatcacaacttatttgtaatgacagattttattattaataaattttgaggtattttcagattttggttattgctgcagttttttgttgaatgttctgaaaattatcgattttgtgtttaaagttatacttgctatcagatggcttaaatcatgtgaagcatgatgataaggttcaagcaatatttttaagccatcagtgttcagtgaatttcttgagtttctggttttagaaacataaagtaggacctaatatatgtttacttgttgatacacattaacatatattgtatcacttctggttgaacatatgtggattgcagaagcttgtgttagtggttttgaaactctgcatttttgttcaaatgtatactgtttcttgctctacataagtaactgtgatctgaccatgttggaatgaatttcgatttgagtttgttatctggcgcgcacttcagtaagttaagtaggttttgatgttctctggtgcaaatcatcgagcatgatatgtgtgagtccaagggggagattgtaagatcaaatatggacataacacatatcatcataaagtaattgatgattagcttaatatcaatcctagtttgacatggatacaaacagtgaatcaatactagtgacttaatgaagtagtgtatcaattcattaaggatagtaatccattgcttagtctacaagaaaggctacaagttgtgatacattaggaatctaaccgtgaaacctaaaccgacaaggaatgctttaatggaaagcttcttgaggtttaagtctcatatatatatacagatgaattgatccctgattactacccacgactattgcataagttctgtccattgagaagcaagttggtaagtaacagaagaccacattcagtgatcgagttaagcagttgcataagatggaatccatgacagtaattgcagaaggtaagccttgatccttttatgattgttgtgcatatgttgtgagcatgtaattatggttttacaaaTGTTTCCCTCACAAACATGAACACCTGAACCTAGGAGAGTACAACACCCATCAATCTTTGTCATCTCTCCTGTCTTTAAAGTGAACCACTCAAGCCGTGCACCACCATTACTCAGCTCAACTTTCAAGAGAACCCTCCCCCGATCACCATCAAACAATAGAGGCTGGGCGGAACTGAAGAGCAAAGAGTGAAGCTTAGTCCAAGAATATTCTTCCTTCATAATACAAACCCAGTTTTCATACCAAATGGATAACAGGCCTCCCAACACCACCAATTCTCCGTGCACAAAATTTTTAAATGGTCGGGGAAGAGGAAAGCCATGAAACTCCTTCCTCACTAGGTCAAAAGTTACAATGGAGTGACGACCTGCCTCATAATCAGATGCTACCTTTTCATCACCCAAGCTACACGAGAATTGTTCATAAACACCACAGGTGTTCTAATAAGTAGCAAATTATGATATGGAAGTTCTAGTTTTATGGTTTCGCATGTGCCAGATGCGAGACTGTAAACTTTTAATTCGGTACTCAAATCGGACAGTTGCGCAAAATTATTACAACATTGCTCAAGAGTAAAGACCTTCAAGTCGTCTGCATCAGAATCATACCCTACTCCGAAAACCCTATGGTATCGTTTATGTTTCTCGAACTCATAGGGGATCCTTCTATGCCTGGCAATCGTCGGATTCCATAGAACAAGGTAGTACTTCTTCCGGAGGAGAACTTGAACTTGAAGTAAGATCAGTCCATTGTACTTGGCAACCACACTAGATCTAAGACCAAGTCTATTCCTTTCTTTAACGGAATATAATGGATGAGGCTTGATTTGCTTTTGTTGGCCGAACGTGTCATTGGAGAAGACCGCTGAGTAGAATTCGTCCTTATTAGTTAAATGTATGAGGGTGCAATTATGTATGGAATTCATGGTAGAGTGTTCGTGATGCTCTTTGATGAAGCCTCTGCTGCGGACGACGTGGTTCCATACTTTAGAAACGCAGGAGAATCAGATTATATCTTTGACCGGAAGCCGTATGATGATGTTGTAGATTAGCTCCCTAGGGAGGTCTGGCAGGATGGTGGAACACATGGTTGTTTCTCGAATGGACTTGTGGGAAACCCTATATGTCAGACAGAAGAACAACCAATGAGAACCACCTGGTTtaccatcctttttttttttttgaaagagacgGCTTAATAGAATAAAGAACAATAAGATGTGACCTCAACTACGGTTGTAGCAGTTGAAGTCTTCTTTGAGGAAAATTATTCTGTGGTTCCAGAAAATCATGTGGTGGTGACACAATCAGGAGGATTTTCAAAACGATGCATACGTAGATCCAAAGTATGTCCAAAATCAATCGAACTAGCCTATACACCATATCCAAACCCACTCGTTTAGGCCGAGTAGGCATACAGTTTCATGTTGCAGAGACTTAAGTTCTGATGTATGTTTTGTCATGATATTGGCTCAGTGAAGCCGTATGAATATATGAGTattctttttctcaaaaaacaATCCAAACTCAATGAGGAATGAACTGTAAAAGTGGGTTCTAAGCTCGTAATTGACTGTGTCATCCTACTAGTCCTTGGAGATTGTTGAAGATAGTGTGTGATATATAACACATTGCGAAATCTTTTCAATCTATTTCGTTTAATTAAGTGTGTTTTTAGATAAGTAAACTTTATTCCGCATTTATTATATTACCATCAGGAGTGTCAGAATGTGATCACGGAGGGTTGGGTTCAGCCGGTTCTTGGGCGGCCTATGTTTCAGGTCTCAAAGCGAATCATGCATACTAGATTTGCTTTGAGTAATTGGCAAAGGAGTGTTTTTGGTTGCAGAAGTCGAGAGATCGATCAACTCCGGGCACGTCTACAAGTTCTTTCTGAATCTCCTTTGACCGGGGAGAACCAAAGTAAGAGTGTTTCTCTCTACTCAAAATTGGATGGTCTGTTGGAGGAGGAGAATGCTTATTGGAAACAAAGATCCAAGATCACCTGGTTAGCTGAAGGTGACAGGAATACCAAGTTTTTGCACCGTAAAGCTTCTAACCGCAGGGCAAAGAATAGATTGCTTGGTCTTTATGATCATGAGGGAGTCTGGAAGGATTCTATGGAGGGGATGGAGGGAGTTGTGCTCCAATACTTTTCAAAGATGTTCTCTGCTGGGGACATTGATTATAATCATATGCAGGCTAGCTACTGTTAAGTTAATCCAACCCCGTGTCACGGCCAGTATGAATACTGAGCTTTGTGCTTCGTATTCAGCTGTGGAGATTCGGGCTGCTCTCTTCCAGATGTATCCTACTAAGGCACTTGGCCCAGATGGTATGCCTTCGTTGTTCTTTTAGAAATATTGGGATATTGTGGGTCCTGATGTTGCAGCTGCGGTTCCGAGCTTTCTGGCTTCAGGGAAGTTGTTAGGTGAGATTAATTTTTCTTATATTTGTTTGATACCAAAGGTAAAGAATCCCGAGTCTGTGGCAGACTTGAGACCAATTACTCTCTGTAATGTCATTTACAAGATTTGTTCCAAGGTGATAGCTAATAGATTGAAGAAAATCCTGGATGTTATCATTTCTCCTTTTCAGAGTGCTTTCATT encodes the following:
- the LOC133745984 gene encoding protein trichome birefringence-like 23; this translates as MVMNYKHKRWIVKSAIAILLMGLVFCLFLSDSTEYEPGLQQQPHFPEKSLDSGQPISVPEDEDQDEIPLPKKAVSSEPPISGEEDRDRIKPPNKGKCNLFVGDWIPNTSGPIYNESCPSIESPQNCMKNGRPDTGFLYWKWSPRDCSIPKFEPEKFIEMMRNKHWALIGDSITRNHVQSLLCMLSTVERPIQVYHDKEYRSRRWHFPSYKFTTSVIWSPFLVKAAIYEDQNGVSTHEVELHLDKLDDKWIDQFQNFDYMIISTGKWFLKSAIYYENNEALGCHYCSQRNLTELGFDFAYRKTLRYVMNTLVASNHKGMIFFRTSTPDHFENGEWNTGGTCTKTAPVKEGEMELKEVQKILREIELEEFEKAATKASRNGVNLKLLDMVSLSLMRPDGHPGPYRQYHPFEHSKYAKVQTDCLHWCLPGPIDSWNDILMEMVVNG